The Streptomyces sp. M92 nucleotide sequence CTACCAGTCGATGGGTCTCTCCAACCGTCAGTACGGCATACTGCGCGAGGTCGTGGACGCCGCGCGGACCGCGCAGCGCGCCCGGGGAAGCGGAGCCGCACAGACGCTGATCGACCGTCAGGCACAGGCCAGGTGCACCGAGCAGTACCGCGACGGCGGCCCGACCGACGGACCGTGGCAATGACCGGCACCGGCCCCGTGGAGCCGGGCGAGGGCACCCGCGCCCGGGACGCCGCCGACGCTCCCCGGCCACCCGCCCGGCCGCGTGGGTGCCTGGCCCGGCGCTACGCCGACCACCGCCGGGCCGTCCTCGCCGGCGCCGCGACCCTCGCCGTACTGGCGGGCAGCGGCTACCTGTACGCGAGCCGGCCACGGCAGCCGGCCCCTCCCCCGCCGCCGTACCCGGTCCATGTGGTGGACGTCGCCTACCTTGAGGCGGTACCCGGCGCCGAGCCCGGCGCCTTCAGCTTCGCGGTACTGCTGAGCGTGCGGTCCGGCCCGCCCGTCAGCGTCACGCGCCTGACCCAGCCCTACGAGGGCCTGTCGATCACTTCGTCGCCCGCGGCACCTTTCCAGACAAAGTCGCATTCGGTCCGCAAGATCATTGTCACGCTGCGGGTGACGGAATGCGAAAAAGCACCCCGGAACCTCGGCTTCCCTTTCCTGGATGTAACGCTGCGTAATACGCGCGCAATCCAGGCCCACAGTTACATCCTCGGATCACGCTATGCGCAGGATCTCTCCGAGGCCCTTCAGGCCGCCTGCGGAAACGAATCCAGGTAATCACCAAAACGCCCCAGACACCTGAACCAGCCCCACCGGTCCTGCGGGTTCTCATCATGCGGACAGGGCGAATCGGCCTGAATTCCGCCCTTCTTCCCAGCCAGTACCGCTCTGCATTACCCCGTGTCATAACAAGAGCGTCACAGCCTGAGTCAGACCCTCCTCCACGTTCCCCACACACGCTTAGAGTCACGGCCAGTCACCGCGCAGTCGGATTGTCACTTCGGCCCAGCGTTCGACTCGGCCGCTTCCACGGGGACGCGGCTGCGCCAGGGAAAGGACTGATCGTGCGTCAACGTTCGCTCATCGCCATCACCGCCGCTCTGGCGGCGGGAGCGCTCACCCTCACCGCCTGCGGCTCGCGCGACGACGACGGCGGCTCGGACTCCGGCAACGGCGGCAGCGGTGGAGGCACCACCGTCGTCATCGGCGTCGACGCCCCGCTGACCGGCGACCTGTCCGCGCTGGGCCTCGGCATCAAGAACTCGGCGGACCTCGCGGCCAAGACCGCCAACAAGAACAAGCACGTCGAGGGCATAACCTTCAAGGTCGAAGCCCTCGACGACCAGGGCCAGCCCTCCGTGGGCCAGCAGAACGCCAGCCAGTTCGTCGCCAACGACAAGGTCCTCGGCGTCGTCGGCCCGCTGAACTCCTCGGTCGGCGAGTCCATGCAGCAGGTCTTCGAGTCCGGCAACATGGCCCTGGTCTCCCCGGCCAACACCGGCCCCTCACTGACCCAGGGCCCGGACTGGCGCACCGAGAAGAAGCGCCCGTTCAAGACCTACTTCCGCACCGCGACCACCGACGCCATCCAGGGTCCGTTCGCCGCGCAGTACGTCTTCAACGACTTCAAGAAGAAGAAGGCCTTCGTCATCGACGACAAGAAGACCTACGGCGCGGGCCTCGCCGGAACCTTCACCGACGAGTTCAAGAAACTCGGCGGCCAGATCGTCGGCACCGAGCACATCAATCCGGACACCAAGGACTTCTCCGCGGTCGCCACCAAGGTCAAGAACTCGGGCGCCGACGTCGTCTACTACGGCGGCGAATACCCGCAGGCCGGCCCGCTCAGCAAGCAGATCAAGGGCACCGGCGCCAAGATTCCACTGGTCGGCGGCGACGGCATCTACAGCGCCGACTTCATCAAGCTCGCCGGCGCCAGCGGTACCGGCGACCTCGCCACCTCCGTCGGCGCGCCCGTCGAGGAACTGCCCTCCGCCAAGGAATTCGTCGCCAACTACAAGGCCGCGGGCTACAAGGAGCCCTTCGAGGCCTACGGCGGCTACTCCTACGACTCCGCCTGGGCCATCATCGAGGCCGTCAAGACGGTCGTCGAGAAGAACGACGGCAAGCTCCCCGACGACGCCCGGGGCCAGGTCGTCGAGGCCATGCAGAACGTCTCCTTCGACGGAGTGACCGGCAAGGTCTCCTTCGACGAGTTCGGTGACGCCACCAACAAGCAGCTGACCGTGTACGCCGTCGAGAACGGCGACTGGAAGGCCGTGAAGTCCGGCACCTACACCGGCTGAGTCGTCCGACGAGACACCCGCACCACCAAGAGCCGCGCGGGGCGCTGTTCCACAGGCGCCCCGCGCGCACTCACACCCGGCCACATCCGTCGAACATCCGAACCTCTCGGAGGACATGCGGTGAACGAACTGCCGCAGCAGCTGGTCAACGGCCTGCTACTGGGATCCATGTACGGGCTGATCGCCATTGGCTACACGATGGTCTACGGCATCGTCCAGCTCATCAACTTCGCCCACGGCGAGATCTTCATGACCGGCGCCTTCGGCGCGCTCACTGTCTACATCTACATCCTGCCCGACGGCACCTCCATGCTGATCGCCCTGCCCCTGATGATCCTCGGCGCAGTGATCGTCTCGGTGACCGTCGCCATCGGGGCTGAACGTTTCGCCTACCGCCCCCTGCGCGGCGGCCCCCGCCTCGCCCCGCTCATCACCGCCATCGGCCTCTCCCTCGCCCTCCAGCAGGCGGTCTGGGCCTGGTACCCCGACGCGAAGTCCGCCCGCACCTTCCCCCAGATCGAGGGCGGCCCCTTCCACATCGGCGACATCACCCTCCAGACCGGCAGCATCTTCCTGCTCATCGCCGCCCCCGTCAGCATGGCCTTCCTCGGCTACTTCGTCATGAAGACCCGCACCGGACGCGGCATGCAGGCCACCGCCCAGGACCCCGACACCGCCAAACTGATGGGCATCAACACCGACCGCATCATCGTGATCGCGTTCGCCCTCGGCGCCGTCTTCGCCGCCATCGGCGGAGTCGCCTACGGCCTCGAATACGGCCACGTCGACTTCAAAATGGGCTTCATCCTCGGACTGAAGGCCTTCACCGCGGCCGTACTCGGCGGCATCGGCAACATCTACGGCGCCATGATCGGCGGAGTCGTCCTCGGCATCACCGAAACCCTGGCCACCGCCTACATCGGCGACATCCCCGGCCTCGGCCAGTTCGGCAGCCAGTCCTGGGCAGACGTCTGGGCCTTCATCCTCCTCATCCTCGTACTGCTGTTCAGGCCACAGGGCCTGCTCGGCGAGCGCGTCGCGGACAGGGCGTGACACCGATGACCACACAAACCACCGAAAAGACCCCCAACACCCCCGCCACCGACGCGGCGACCGGCCTCATCGGCATCCCACCGCACCTCGGACGCGCCCTCGCCACCGGCGGCGGCCTCCTCACCATCGTCTCCACCTTCCTCGCCTGGACCTGGACCACCGCCTTCCCCGGCAACCTCACCGTCTACGGCTACCCAGGCGGCCTCCAAGTCCTCGTCCTCATCGGCGGCGCCCTCACCACCCTCCTCGGCCTCTCCTCCTACGGCGTCAAAGGCCTCCGCTGGCTCACCCCCGCCGGCGCCGACGCCGCACTCAGGTTCGCCGCACTCGCCACCTTCACGACCACCTGGTACACCGCCCTCGCCATCAGCCTCCAACTCGGCGGCCTGGTCAACCTCGAACCCGGCGCCTACATCGCGGCGATCGTCACCCTCGCAGCCCTCCTCGGCGCCCTCGCACTCCCCTTCGAGCGCCCCGCACCCGACCCCATCGACCCCGACGAGACAGGCTGGGAACTCACCAAGCACCGCGCCGGCCACGCCTGGCAAACCATCAAGGCCGCCTTCGCCGCCGACGAGCCCGGCCCCGTACGCGCCCTGCCCTCCTACGCCGAAATCCTCATCATCGTCGCGGTCCTCACCGTCTGCCTCACCGTCTTCACCTACGGCATCGGCACCGAGTACGACGAACTCTTCGTCGGCTTCCTGATCACGGCCGGATTCGGCTTCGCAGCCGCCCACAAAGCGGGCCTCATCCGCCAGGCCACCCAGATCACCGCACGGCACCAGACCATCACCATCTGGGGCGCCTTCGTCGCCGCGGCACTGTTCCCCTTCACCCAGACCGACGACCAGTACGCCACCATCGGCGTCTACATCCTGATCTTCGCCACCGTCGCCCTGGGCCTCAACATCGTCGTCGGCCTCGCCGGCCTCCTCGACCTCGGCTACGTCGCCTTCCTCGGCGTCGGCGCCTACGCCGCCGCCCTCGTCTCCGGCTCCCCCAGCTCCCCCTTCGGCGTCCACTTCCCCTTCTGGGCCGCCGTCCTGGTCGGCGCCGCCGCCTCACTGATCTTCGGCGTACTGATCGGCGCCCCGACCCTGCGGCTGCGCGGTGACTACCTCGCCATCGTGACCCTCGGCTTCGGAGAGATCTTCCGCATCGCCGTCCTCAACATGGACGGCACCTCCGGACCCGACATCACCAACGGCTCCAACGGCATCTCCGCCGTGCCGGACCTGAACATCCTCGGATTCGACCTCGGCGCCCGACACGACATCCTCGGTGTCACCATCGGCCGGTTCGCCAACTACTTCTTCCTGATGCTGATCATCACCGCCGTCGTCGTCCTCGTCTTCCGACGCAGCAGCGACTCACGCATCGGCCGAGCCTGGGTCGCCATCCGCGAGGACGAGACCGCCGCCCTCGCCATGGGCATCAACGGATTCCGCGTCAAACTGATCGCGTTCGCCGTCGGCGCCGCCCTCGCCGGCCTCGCCGGCACCGTCCAGGCACACGTCACCTACACCGTGACCCCCGAGCAGTACCTCTTCGCCGGCACCACCCCACCCAACTCAGCGTTCCTCCTCGCCGCCGTCGTCCTCGGCGGCATGGGCACCATCGGCGGACCCCTCCTCGGCGCCGCACTGCTCTTCCTCATCCCCAACAAGCTCCAGTTCCTCGGCGACTACCAGCTCCTCGCCTTCGGACTCGCGCTCGTCCTCCTCATGCGGTTCCGGCCCGAAGGCCTCATCCCCAACCGGCGCCGCCAACTGGAATTCCACGACACGGCCGAAGCGCCCGCAGTCCTCGGCAAGACAGGGGCCTGACCACCATGACCACCGACACCACCACCAAGGACACCGCCCCGGGCACCCCCGCCCCCGGCACCACCGTCCTCGACGCACGCGGCGTCACCATGCGCTTCGGCGGCCTCACCGCCGTCAACAACGTCGACCTCACCGTCAACAGCGGCGAGATCGTCGGCCTCATCGGCCCCAACGGCGCCGGCAAGACCACCTTCTTCAACTGCCTGACAGGCCTCTACACACCCACCGAAGGCGAAGTCCGCTACAAAGGCCAGGTACTACCCGCCAAATCCTTCAAGGTCACCGCCGCCGGCATCGCCCGAACCTTCCAGAACATCCGGCTCTTCGCCAACATGACAGTCCTGGAAAACGTCCTCGTCGGCCGCCACACCCGCACCAAAGAAGGCTTCTGGTCAGCCGTCCTGCGCGGCCCCGGCTTCCACAAAGCCGAAGCCACCTCCCGCGAACGCGCCATGGAACTCCTGGACTTCGTCGGCCTCGCCCCCAAGGCCGACCACCTCGCCCGCAACCTGCCCTACGGCGAACAGCGCAAGCTGGAAATCGCCCGCGCCCTCGCCAGCGAACCCGGCCTGCTCCTCCTGGACGAACCCACGGCAGGCATGAACCCCCAGGAGACCCGAGCCACCGAAGAACTCGTCTTCGCCATCCGCGACCAAGGCATCGCCGTCCTCGTCATCGAGCACGACATGCGCTTCATCTTCAACCTCTGCGACCGCGTCGCCGTCCTCGTCCAAGGCGAGAAACTCATCGAAGGCGACAGCGCCACCGTCCAGGGCGACGAACGCGTCATCGCCGCATACCTCGGCGAACCCCTCGCGAACGACCCCGGCGCCGCCGAAGCAGCCGAAGTGGAAACCGCCGAGGCCCACGCCCAGGCCGACACCACCACGGACACCGCGGCCGGCAAGGAGAACGACCGATGACCGCACTCCTCGAGGTCGAGGACCTCCGCGTCGCCTACGGCAAGATCGAAGCCGTCAAAGGCATCACCTTCAAGGTCGACGCCGGCGAAGTCGTCACCCTCATCGGCACCAACGGCGCCGGCAAGACCACCACCCTGCGCACCCTCTCCGGCCTCCTCAAGCCGGTCGGCGGACAGATCAAGTTCGGCGGCAAGTCGCTCAAGAAGACCCCCGCCCACCAGATCGTCTCCCTCGGACTCGCCCACTCCCCCGAGGGCCGGCACATCTTCCCCCGCATGACCATCGAGGACAACCTCCGCCTCGGCGCCTTCCTCCGCAACGACAAACCCGGCATCGAGAAGGACATCCAACGCGCCTACGACCTCTTCCCCATCCTCGGCGAACGCCGCAAGCAAGCCGCCGGCACCCTCTCCGGCGGCGAACAGCAAATGCTCGCCATGGGCCGCGCCCTGATGTCCCAGCCGAAGCTCCTCATGCTCGACGAACCCTCCATGGGCCTCTCCCCGATCATGATGCAGAAGATCATGCAGACCATCGCCGAACTGAAGTCCCAGGGCACCACCATCCTGCTCGTCGAGCAGAACGCCCAAGCCGCCCTCTCCCTCGCCGACCACGGCCACGTCATGGAAGTCGGCAACATCGTCCTCTCCGGCAGCGGACAGGACCTCCTGCACGACGAGTCCGTCCGCAAGGCCTACCTCGGCGAGGACTGACCCGACCCGGACACGGCAGAGGCCCGCGCCCCCACACCGGGGACGCGGGCCTCAGCCGTACGCACTCAGCCCTTCGACGCCTTCTTCTCCTCGGCGTCCTGAATGACCGCCTCGGCAACCTGCTGCATCGACATCCGCCGATCCATCGACGTCTTCTGGATCCACCGGAACGCCGCCGGCTCCGTCAGCCCGTACTCCGTCTGCAACACCGACTTCGCCCGGTCCACCAGCTTCCGCGTCTCCAGCCGCTGGCTGAGGTCGGCGACCTCCTTCTCCAGCGTCTTCAGCTCCGTGAACCGCGAGACGGCCATCTCGATCGCCGGGACGACATCACTCTTGCTGAACGGCTTCACGAGATACGCCATCGCACCGGCGTCCCGCGCCCGCTCCACCAGGTCGCGCTGAGAAAACGCCGTCAGCATCAGCACCGGCGCGATGCTCTCCTCGGCGATCTTCTCCGCCGCGGAGATGCCGTCCAGCTTCGGCATCTTCACGTCCAGGATCACCAGGTCCGGCTTGTGCTCACGGGCCAACTCCACGGCCTCCTCACCGTCACCGGCCTCGCCGACCACGGAGTAGCCCTCCTCCTCCAGCATCTCTTTGAGATCCAGCCGGATGAGCGCCTCGTCCTCGGCGATGACGACACGGGTCGTCAGCGGAGGCACGTGCGACT carries:
- a CDS encoding Tat pathway signal sequence domain protein, with amino-acid sequence MTGTGPVEPGEGTRARDAADAPRPPARPRGCLARRYADHRRAVLAGAATLAVLAGSGYLYASRPRQPAPPPPPYPVHVVDVAYLEAVPGAEPGAFSFAVLLSVRSGPPVSVTRLTQPYEGLSITSSPAAPFQTKSHSVRKIIVTLRVTECEKAPRNLGFPFLDVTLRNTRAIQAHSYILGSRYAQDLSEALQAACGNESR
- a CDS encoding branched-chain amino acid ABC transporter substrate-binding protein produces the protein MRQRSLIAITAALAAGALTLTACGSRDDDGGSDSGNGGSGGGTTVVIGVDAPLTGDLSALGLGIKNSADLAAKTANKNKHVEGITFKVEALDDQGQPSVGQQNASQFVANDKVLGVVGPLNSSVGESMQQVFESGNMALVSPANTGPSLTQGPDWRTEKKRPFKTYFRTATTDAIQGPFAAQYVFNDFKKKKAFVIDDKKTYGAGLAGTFTDEFKKLGGQIVGTEHINPDTKDFSAVATKVKNSGADVVYYGGEYPQAGPLSKQIKGTGAKIPLVGGDGIYSADFIKLAGASGTGDLATSVGAPVEELPSAKEFVANYKAAGYKEPFEAYGGYSYDSAWAIIEAVKTVVEKNDGKLPDDARGQVVEAMQNVSFDGVTGKVSFDEFGDATNKQLTVYAVENGDWKAVKSGTYTG
- a CDS encoding branched-chain amino acid ABC transporter permease translates to MNELPQQLVNGLLLGSMYGLIAIGYTMVYGIVQLINFAHGEIFMTGAFGALTVYIYILPDGTSMLIALPLMILGAVIVSVTVAIGAERFAYRPLRGGPRLAPLITAIGLSLALQQAVWAWYPDAKSARTFPQIEGGPFHIGDITLQTGSIFLLIAAPVSMAFLGYFVMKTRTGRGMQATAQDPDTAKLMGINTDRIIVIAFALGAVFAAIGGVAYGLEYGHVDFKMGFILGLKAFTAAVLGGIGNIYGAMIGGVVLGITETLATAYIGDIPGLGQFGSQSWADVWAFILLILVLLFRPQGLLGERVADRA
- a CDS encoding branched-chain amino acid ABC transporter permease: MTTQTTEKTPNTPATDAATGLIGIPPHLGRALATGGGLLTIVSTFLAWTWTTAFPGNLTVYGYPGGLQVLVLIGGALTTLLGLSSYGVKGLRWLTPAGADAALRFAALATFTTTWYTALAISLQLGGLVNLEPGAYIAAIVTLAALLGALALPFERPAPDPIDPDETGWELTKHRAGHAWQTIKAAFAADEPGPVRALPSYAEILIIVAVLTVCLTVFTYGIGTEYDELFVGFLITAGFGFAAAHKAGLIRQATQITARHQTITIWGAFVAAALFPFTQTDDQYATIGVYILIFATVALGLNIVVGLAGLLDLGYVAFLGVGAYAAALVSGSPSSPFGVHFPFWAAVLVGAAASLIFGVLIGAPTLRLRGDYLAIVTLGFGEIFRIAVLNMDGTSGPDITNGSNGISAVPDLNILGFDLGARHDILGVTIGRFANYFFLMLIITAVVVLVFRRSSDSRIGRAWVAIREDETAALAMGINGFRVKLIAFAVGAALAGLAGTVQAHVTYTVTPEQYLFAGTTPPNSAFLLAAVVLGGMGTIGGPLLGAALLFLIPNKLQFLGDYQLLAFGLALVLLMRFRPEGLIPNRRRQLEFHDTAEAPAVLGKTGA
- a CDS encoding ABC transporter ATP-binding protein, whose product is MTTDTTTKDTAPGTPAPGTTVLDARGVTMRFGGLTAVNNVDLTVNSGEIVGLIGPNGAGKTTFFNCLTGLYTPTEGEVRYKGQVLPAKSFKVTAAGIARTFQNIRLFANMTVLENVLVGRHTRTKEGFWSAVLRGPGFHKAEATSRERAMELLDFVGLAPKADHLARNLPYGEQRKLEIARALASEPGLLLLDEPTAGMNPQETRATEELVFAIRDQGIAVLVIEHDMRFIFNLCDRVAVLVQGEKLIEGDSATVQGDERVIAAYLGEPLANDPGAAEAAEVETAEAHAQADTTTDTAAGKENDR
- a CDS encoding ABC transporter ATP-binding protein — translated: MTALLEVEDLRVAYGKIEAVKGITFKVDAGEVVTLIGTNGAGKTTTLRTLSGLLKPVGGQIKFGGKSLKKTPAHQIVSLGLAHSPEGRHIFPRMTIEDNLRLGAFLRNDKPGIEKDIQRAYDLFPILGERRKQAAGTLSGGEQQMLAMGRALMSQPKLLMLDEPSMGLSPIMMQKIMQTIAELKSQGTTILLVEQNAQAALSLADHGHVMEVGNIVLSGSGQDLLHDESVRKAYLGED
- a CDS encoding ANTAR domain-containing response regulator, which encodes MTAPESPQPADVNDDDKSHVPPLTTRVVIAEDEALIRLDLKEMLEEEGYSVVGEAGDGEEAVELAREHKPDLVILDVKMPKLDGISAAEKIAEESIAPVLMLTAFSQRDLVERARDAGAMAYLVKPFSKSDVVPAIEMAVSRFTELKTLEKEVADLSQRLETRKLVDRAKSVLQTEYGLTEPAAFRWIQKTSMDRRMSMQQVAEAVIQDAEEKKASKG